Proteins from one Oncorhynchus tshawytscha isolate Ot180627B linkage group LG16, Otsh_v2.0, whole genome shotgun sequence genomic window:
- the LOC112253563 gene encoding methylcytosine dioxygenase tet3-B isoform X4: MPGYKVGCKDVAKPALKKPVSTVVPEDSSVNGRGPVQMTEDTYTAAEDEEEGHIPHTHPPHVRDGRPAALIKREPGLEDTNDGLLLQHHCSSSGTFHNGANEKMVKTNGANEKMAKTNGANEKMAKTNGANENMAKTNGAQLIAGPESHQLSPESQNTTIQLESQSTTKSTYPKGSSELKDALLDDSIAVPLKRIKVEEPWVWSMDQSSAPLGGDDDDVYEDALSTLAAVVCFSITDRKGLEEKLCSSRSPVLRSFKTEPEDFKVDICLKSAPISPRKALDIIVKREQPSPDLSQPSIQSLVEERNISNDQAIAIEALTLLAAIPQNSPEPFRTNAQGENPTTPSMHLSNRNTPLQGSNKVLVINSPLHQTSVIRSPLHQTSVIRSPVARQAHVIQCHSRSPAATGNLSLQDLLEASSDCDRLPYDSTERAGQHLYRRADQGLGSQHNRGEGTFRQRKDMERNSKETIERTVSKSGRNRDEEEVAAQLAELAFIIQSRHKQQGFHPSQHSENNPPRGTPVSAIKYNYNSEQAPPNHKKTPVKKPRTTLSKPRKKKGTEGLEEEGCKPNNRTPLYKRIPNGKTPHRARVQKVLPQPKTSSLSHKRSLFLPQAQMDLKRYLTEAQEERRQLFYYSNAHSGVKYHKTSGAVDRGRSQGYGHDNQQWSHFNGHLDPLQGQGVGQGHDCERGLYSQVSQPYVGQQHGANLKASSTIPSFTSIDSNNHRTGLNHGLSNGYSSGGQQQGYYKVERSGPVTVLSTSANGDLDLSEESTPTKHNVNSFLESPLRFLDTPTKNLLNTPSKKLSEIPSCGCMKQIIEKEEGPYYTHLGAGPSVSAVREMMENRYGEKGKAVRVEVVVYTGKEGRSSQGCPIAKWVIRRGSEEEKLLCLVRHRAGHRCESAVVVILILAWEGIPRGVADSLYQELTQTLCKYGSPTSRRCALNEDRTCACQGVDPNTCGASFSFGCSWSMYFNGCKFARSKIPRKFRLLGDMPQEEVKLEHRLQNLATDLGPVYQRLAPEAFQNQVDLEQAGQDCRLGRRAGRPFSGVTACVDFCAHAHKDTQNMNNGSTVVCTLTKEDNRAVRNIPEDEQLHVLPLYKISQRDEFGRADGQWDKIQTGALQVLSAFPREVRLLAEPVKSARKRKQEAKLKAQADKQAAAQDRKPGQSPLTPGKVKTESTNKGSKSTSSVDQSSSFKAEPQSFYSSFTPGSVGAYAPESNSPSPYHHSTPTYPTPPGRSTPGMEALSPHRPGMPSTQYGYRGPPGAQCNGSPLHYKTMGEDVNGYSPGLIRKQLANTERCGTPGDYPPRTFKMEPNEVHCSPLVRPPHSHSTPPPSSSSFSAPLPHPEGLHSRLNGLPGVAEEIGDGVKGHGGHDLPHCATHFPLQAPPPLFPNPEEVKQEQEEVWSDSEHNFLDSDIGGVAVAPSHGSILIECARRELHATTPILRPDRSHPTRISLVFYQHKSLNEPDHGLHMWEAKMARREREREEEAERIGMGLDLEEVSPVKGKGKRGKGAGAESVEPEEEVEEEGPEEKKGVLKVPTRQAVTVARDGVVTVSPYALTQVTGPYNRWT; the protein is encoded by the exons ATGCCAGGATACAAG GTGGGGTGCAAGGACGTGGCCAAACCAGCATTAAAGAAACCAGTTTCCACG gtggtTCCAGAGGACAGCTCAGTTAATGGAAGAGGCCCTGTCCAGATGACAGAGGACACCTATACGGCAgcggaggacgaggaggagggtcACATacctcacacacaccctccccacgtCCGAGATGGACGACCAGCAGCACTTATCAAGAGAGAGCCTGGCCTGGAGGACACCAATGATGGACTTCTTCTACAGCACCACTGCTCTTCTTCTGGGACTTTTCACAACGGTGCTAATGAAAAGATGGTTAAAACCAACGGTGCTAATGAAAAGATGGCTAAAACCAACGGTGCTAATGAAAAGATGGCTAAAACCAACGGTGCTAACGAAAACATGGCTAAAACCAACGGTGCTCAACTGATTGCTGGTCCGGAATCACATCAGTTGTCACCTGAGTCCCAAAATACCACAATACAATTAGAGTCCCAAAGTACTACAAAATCTACATACCCCAAAGGCAGCTCTGAGCTGAAGGATGCACTTCTGGACGACAGCATAGCTGTTCCTCTGAAGAGGATAAAGGTGGAGGAACCGTGGGTGTGGTCCATGGACCAGTCCTCCGCCCCACTAGGGGGCGATGATGACGATGTCTATGAGGACGCTCTGTCCACGCTAGCAGCCGTGGTGTGTTTCTCTATCACAGACAGGAAGGGTCTGGAGGAGAAGTTGTGTAGCTCCCGATCCCCGGTGCTACGCTCGTTCAAAACAGAGCCGGAGGACTTTAAGGTGGATATTTGCTTGAAAAGTGCTCCCATCAGTCCACGAAAAGCTCTCGACATTATTGTCAAACGAGAGCAACCCTCTCCAGATCTCTCTCAGCCAAGCATCCAGTCTTTGGTAGAAGAGAGGAATATTAGCAATGACCAGGCTATCGCTATCGAGGCGCTAACCTTACTGGCAGCTATCCCACAAAACTCCCCAGAACCCTTTAGAACCAACGCACAGGGTGAAAACCCCACCACACCATCCATGCACTTATCCAATAGAAACACCCCTCTCCAGGGCTCCAACAAAGTTCTAGTGATCAACTCCCCTCTGCACCAGACCTCAGTCATACGTTCCCCTCTGCACCAGACCTCAGTCATACGCTCCCCAGTGGCCAGACAAGCTCATGTCATCCAGTGTCATTCCCGTAGCCCCGCAGCCACTGGCAACCTGTCCCTACAGGACCTGCTAGAAGCCAGCTCGGACTGTGACAGACTTCCCTACGACAGCACCGAGAGAGCAGgacaacacctgtacaggagagcAGACCAAGGCCTTGGTTCTCAACATAACAGGGGCGAAGGCACTTTCAGACAGCGGAAAGACATGGAGAGGAACAGCAAGGAAACAATAGAGAGGACGGTGAGTAAGAGCGGGAGGAACAGGGATGAGGAAGAGGTGGCGGCTCAACTTGCCGAGTTGGCGTTCATCATTCAATCACGTCACAAGCAGCAGGGTTTCCACCCCTCCCAGCACTCAGAGAACAACCCTCCCAGAGGAACTCCAGTCTCAGCCATCAAGTACAACTACAACTCGGAACAAGCACCACCCAACCACAAGAAGACCCCTGTGAAGAAACCCAGGACCACACTTTCTAAACCTAGGAAGAAGAAGGGAACGGAGGGGCTGGAAGAGGAGGGCTGCAAACCCAACAACCGTACCCCCCTGTACAAACGAATACCCAACGGCAAGACCCCCCACAGAGCCAGGGTCCAGAAGGTTCTGCCCCAGCCGAAGACATCATCGCTCAGCCACAAGAGGAGCCTGTTCCTGCCTCAGGCCCAGATGGATCTGAAGAGGTACCTGACTGAGGCTCAGGAGGAACGACGACAGCTCTTTTACTACAGTAACGCCCACAGTGGGGTCAAATACCACAAAACCTCTGGAGCCGTCGATCGTGGTCGAAGTCAAGGTTATGGTCATGACAACCAACAGTGGTCGCATTTCAACGGTCACCTGGACCCTTTACAAGGACAAGGAGTTGGACAAGGACATGATTGTGAAAGAGGATTGTATTCTCAGGTATCGCAGCCCTACGTTGGGCAGCAGCACGGTGCTAACCTAAAGGCTAGCTCCACTATCCCCAGTTTCACCAGCATAGACTCTAACAACCACAGAACCGGGTTGAACCATGGTTTATCCAATGGCTACTCCTCTGGGGGTCAACAGCAGGGGTATTACAAAGTGGAGAGGTCCGGTCCGGTCACCGTCTTGTCCACGTCAGCTAACGGCGATTTGGATCTATCGGAGGAGTCGACACCCACCAAACACAACGTGAACAGCTTCCTGGAATCGCCCCTCAGGTTCCTGGACACGCCCACTAAGAATCTGCTTAACACCCCCTCCAAGAAACTCTCTGAGATCCCCTCCTGTGGATGCATGA agcaaatcatagagaaggaggagggtcCATATTATACTCACCTTGGTGCTGGACCCAGTGTGTCAGCCGtcagagagatgatggagaacaG GtatggagagaaagggaaggcggtaagggtggaggtggtggtgtatacTGGGAAAGAAGGACGCAGTTCCCAGGGCTGTCCCATCGCCAAGTGG gtgatCCGTCGGGGCAGTGAGGAGGAGAAGCTGCTGTGTCTGGTGAGACACCGGGCAGGGCACCGCTGTGAGAGTGCCGTGGTGGTGATTCTCATCTTGGCATGGGAGGGCATCCCCCGGGGCGTGGCAGACAGTCTGTACCAGGAGCTCACCCAGACTCTCTGTAAATACGGCTCCCCCACCAGCCGGCGCTGTGCACTCAACGAGGA tcGGACGTGTGCTTGCCAGGGTGTGGACCCGAACACCTGCGGCGCTTCCTTCTCCTTTGGCTGCTCCTGGAGTATGTACTTCAACGGCTGCAAGTTCGCCCGCAGCAAGATCCCCCGCAAGTTCCGCCTGCTGGGAGACATGCCGCAGGAG GAGGTGAAACTGGAGCATCGTCTGCAGAACCTGGCCACAGACCTGGGTCCTGTCTACCAGAGACTGGCCCCGGAGGCCTTCCAAAACCAGGTGGATCTGGAGCAGGCGGGCCAGGACTGCAGGCTGGGTCGGAGGGCGGGCCGACCTTTCTCCGGGGTCACGGCTTGTGTGGATTTCTGCGCCCAcgctcacaaagacacacagaacATGAACAACGGCAGCACTGTG GTTTGCACTTTAACCAAGGAGGACAACCGTGCGGTGCGTAACATCCCTGAGGATGAACAGCTCCACGTCCTACCCCTCTATAAGATCTCACAGAGGGATGAGTTTGGCCGTGCCGATGGCCAGTGGGACAAGATCCAGACTGGGGCCCTGCAGGTGCTGTCAGCCTTCCCCAGAGAG GTGCGTCTGCTGGCTGAGCCGGTGAAATCAGCCCGTAAGAGGAAGCAGGAGGCCAAGCTGAAGGCCCAGGCTGACAAACAGGCTGCAGCTCAGGACAGGAAGCCTGGACAGAGTCCACTAACCCCGGGCAAGGTCAAGACCGAGAGCACCAACAAAG GTTCCAAAAGCACTTCCTCAGTTGATCAGTCCTCCTCATTCAAAGCAGAGCCTCAGTCCTTCTACAGCTCTTTCACACCAGGAAGTGTGGGTGCCTATGCTCCAGAGTCTAACTCCCCTAGCCCTTACCACCACAGCACTCCCACCTACCCCACTCCTCCAGGAAGATCCACCCCGGGGATGGAGGCTCTTTCCCCCCATCGTCCCGGCATGCCTTCCACCCAGTACGGATACAGAGGGCCACCAGGGGCCCAGTGCAATGGATCCCCCCTCCATTACAAGACAATGGGAGAGGATGTAAATGGTTACTCCCCAGGACTCATCAGAAAGCAGCTGGCGAACACTGAGAGATGTGGGACACCTGGCGACTACCCCCCCAGGACGTTTAAAATGGAACCCAACGAGGTGCACTGCTCCCCTCTTGTCAGACCCCCCCACAGCCACAgtactcctcctccatcctcctcctccttctccgcccccctcccccacccagaGGGCCTCCACAGCAGACTCAACGGGCTCCCCGGGGTGGCGGAGGAGATCGGGGATGGGGTTAAAGGTCATGGAGGTCATGACCTCCCCCACTGTGCCACTCATTTCCCCCTTCaggcccctccccctctcttccccaacCCGGAAGAGGTCaaacaggaacaggaagaggTGTGGTCAGACAGCGAGCACAACTTCCTGGACAGTGACATTGGCGGGGTGGCGGTGGCTCCCTCCCACGGTTCCATTCTGATTGAGTGCGCACGCAGAGAGCTCCATGCCACCACCCCCATCCTCCGACCCGACCGCAGCCACCCCACCCGCATCTCCCTGGTCTTCTACCAGCACAAATCCCTCAACGAGCCTGACCATGGCCTGCACATGTGGGAGGCAAAGATGGCCcggagggagcgggagagggaggaggaggctgaGAGGATAGGGATGGGCCTGGACCTGGAAGAGGTTAGCCCGGtcaaggggaaggggaagagggggaagggggcCGGGGCTGAGAGTGTGGAGCCtgaggaggaggtagaagaggagggcccggaggagaagaaaggggtgTTGAAGGTTCCTACCCGGCAGGCGGTGACCGTAGCGCGGGATGGGGTGGTCACTGTGTCCCCTTATGCTCTGACACAGGTCACAGGCCCTTACAACCGCTGGACATGA
- the LOC112253563 gene encoding methylcytosine dioxygenase tet3-B isoform X3, with the protein MLPKLEAQSLRTDKVGCKDVAKPALKKPVSTVVPEDSSVNGRGPVQMTEDTYTAAEDEEEGHIPHTHPPHVRDGRPAALIKREPGLEDTNDGLLLQHHCSSSGTFHNGANEKMVKTNGANEKMAKTNGANEKMAKTNGANENMAKTNGAQLIAGPESHQLSPESQNTTIQLESQSTTKSTYPKGSSELKDALLDDSIAVPLKRIKVEEPWVWSMDQSSAPLGGDDDDVYEDALSTLAAVVCFSITDRKGLEEKLCSSRSPVLRSFKTEPEDFKVDICLKSAPISPRKALDIIVKREQPSPDLSQPSIQSLVEERNISNDQAIAIEALTLLAAIPQNSPEPFRTNAQGENPTTPSMHLSNRNTPLQGSNKVLVINSPLHQTSVIRSPLHQTSVIRSPVARQAHVIQCHSRSPAATGNLSLQDLLEASSDCDRLPYDSTERAGQHLYRRADQGLGSQHNRGEGTFRQRKDMERNSKETIERTVSKSGRNRDEEEVAAQLAELAFIIQSRHKQQGFHPSQHSENNPPRGTPVSAIKYNYNSEQAPPNHKKTPVKKPRTTLSKPRKKKGTEGLEEEGCKPNNRTPLYKRIPNGKTPHRARVQKVLPQPKTSSLSHKRSLFLPQAQMDLKRYLTEAQEERRQLFYYSNAHSGVKYHKTSGAVDRGRSQGYGHDNQQWSHFNGHLDPLQGQGVGQGHDCERGLYSQVSQPYVGQQHGANLKASSTIPSFTSIDSNNHRTGLNHGLSNGYSSGGQQQGYYKVERSGPVTVLSTSANGDLDLSEESTPTKHNVNSFLESPLRFLDTPTKNLLNTPSKKLSEIPSCGCMKQIIEKEEGPYYTHLGAGPSVSAVREMMENRYGEKGKAVRVEVVVYTGKEGRSSQGCPIAKWVIRRGSEEEKLLCLVRHRAGHRCESAVVVILILAWEGIPRGVADSLYQELTQTLCKYGSPTSRRCALNEDRTCACQGVDPNTCGASFSFGCSWSMYFNGCKFARSKIPRKFRLLGDMPQEEVKLEHRLQNLATDLGPVYQRLAPEAFQNQVDLEQAGQDCRLGRRAGRPFSGVTACVDFCAHAHKDTQNMNNGSTVVCTLTKEDNRAVRNIPEDEQLHVLPLYKISQRDEFGRADGQWDKIQTGALQVLSAFPREVRLLAEPVKSARKRKQEAKLKAQADKQAAAQDRKPGQSPLTPGKVKTESTNKGSKSTSSVDQSSSFKAEPQSFYSSFTPGSVGAYAPESNSPSPYHHSTPTYPTPPGRSTPGMEALSPHRPGMPSTQYGYRGPPGAQCNGSPLHYKTMGEDVNGYSPGLIRKQLANTERCGTPGDYPPRTFKMEPNEVHCSPLVRPPHSHSTPPPSSSSFSAPLPHPEGLHSRLNGLPGVAEEIGDGVKGHGGHDLPHCATHFPLQAPPPLFPNPEEVKQEQEEVWSDSEHNFLDSDIGGVAVAPSHGSILIECARRELHATTPILRPDRSHPTRISLVFYQHKSLNEPDHGLHMWEAKMARREREREEEAERIGMGLDLEEVSPVKGKGKRGKGAGAESVEPEEEVEEEGPEEKKGVLKVPTRQAVTVARDGVVTVSPYALTQVTGPYNRWT; encoded by the exons ATGCTACCCAAACTGGAGGCTCAGTCTCTGAGGACAGACAAG GTGGGGTGCAAGGACGTGGCCAAACCAGCATTAAAGAAACCAGTTTCCACG gtggtTCCAGAGGACAGCTCAGTTAATGGAAGAGGCCCTGTCCAGATGACAGAGGACACCTATACGGCAgcggaggacgaggaggagggtcACATacctcacacacaccctccccacgtCCGAGATGGACGACCAGCAGCACTTATCAAGAGAGAGCCTGGCCTGGAGGACACCAATGATGGACTTCTTCTACAGCACCACTGCTCTTCTTCTGGGACTTTTCACAACGGTGCTAATGAAAAGATGGTTAAAACCAACGGTGCTAATGAAAAGATGGCTAAAACCAACGGTGCTAATGAAAAGATGGCTAAAACCAACGGTGCTAACGAAAACATGGCTAAAACCAACGGTGCTCAACTGATTGCTGGTCCGGAATCACATCAGTTGTCACCTGAGTCCCAAAATACCACAATACAATTAGAGTCCCAAAGTACTACAAAATCTACATACCCCAAAGGCAGCTCTGAGCTGAAGGATGCACTTCTGGACGACAGCATAGCTGTTCCTCTGAAGAGGATAAAGGTGGAGGAACCGTGGGTGTGGTCCATGGACCAGTCCTCCGCCCCACTAGGGGGCGATGATGACGATGTCTATGAGGACGCTCTGTCCACGCTAGCAGCCGTGGTGTGTTTCTCTATCACAGACAGGAAGGGTCTGGAGGAGAAGTTGTGTAGCTCCCGATCCCCGGTGCTACGCTCGTTCAAAACAGAGCCGGAGGACTTTAAGGTGGATATTTGCTTGAAAAGTGCTCCCATCAGTCCACGAAAAGCTCTCGACATTATTGTCAAACGAGAGCAACCCTCTCCAGATCTCTCTCAGCCAAGCATCCAGTCTTTGGTAGAAGAGAGGAATATTAGCAATGACCAGGCTATCGCTATCGAGGCGCTAACCTTACTGGCAGCTATCCCACAAAACTCCCCAGAACCCTTTAGAACCAACGCACAGGGTGAAAACCCCACCACACCATCCATGCACTTATCCAATAGAAACACCCCTCTCCAGGGCTCCAACAAAGTTCTAGTGATCAACTCCCCTCTGCACCAGACCTCAGTCATACGTTCCCCTCTGCACCAGACCTCAGTCATACGCTCCCCAGTGGCCAGACAAGCTCATGTCATCCAGTGTCATTCCCGTAGCCCCGCAGCCACTGGCAACCTGTCCCTACAGGACCTGCTAGAAGCCAGCTCGGACTGTGACAGACTTCCCTACGACAGCACCGAGAGAGCAGgacaacacctgtacaggagagcAGACCAAGGCCTTGGTTCTCAACATAACAGGGGCGAAGGCACTTTCAGACAGCGGAAAGACATGGAGAGGAACAGCAAGGAAACAATAGAGAGGACGGTGAGTAAGAGCGGGAGGAACAGGGATGAGGAAGAGGTGGCGGCTCAACTTGCCGAGTTGGCGTTCATCATTCAATCACGTCACAAGCAGCAGGGTTTCCACCCCTCCCAGCACTCAGAGAACAACCCTCCCAGAGGAACTCCAGTCTCAGCCATCAAGTACAACTACAACTCGGAACAAGCACCACCCAACCACAAGAAGACCCCTGTGAAGAAACCCAGGACCACACTTTCTAAACCTAGGAAGAAGAAGGGAACGGAGGGGCTGGAAGAGGAGGGCTGCAAACCCAACAACCGTACCCCCCTGTACAAACGAATACCCAACGGCAAGACCCCCCACAGAGCCAGGGTCCAGAAGGTTCTGCCCCAGCCGAAGACATCATCGCTCAGCCACAAGAGGAGCCTGTTCCTGCCTCAGGCCCAGATGGATCTGAAGAGGTACCTGACTGAGGCTCAGGAGGAACGACGACAGCTCTTTTACTACAGTAACGCCCACAGTGGGGTCAAATACCACAAAACCTCTGGAGCCGTCGATCGTGGTCGAAGTCAAGGTTATGGTCATGACAACCAACAGTGGTCGCATTTCAACGGTCACCTGGACCCTTTACAAGGACAAGGAGTTGGACAAGGACATGATTGTGAAAGAGGATTGTATTCTCAGGTATCGCAGCCCTACGTTGGGCAGCAGCACGGTGCTAACCTAAAGGCTAGCTCCACTATCCCCAGTTTCACCAGCATAGACTCTAACAACCACAGAACCGGGTTGAACCATGGTTTATCCAATGGCTACTCCTCTGGGGGTCAACAGCAGGGGTATTACAAAGTGGAGAGGTCCGGTCCGGTCACCGTCTTGTCCACGTCAGCTAACGGCGATTTGGATCTATCGGAGGAGTCGACACCCACCAAACACAACGTGAACAGCTTCCTGGAATCGCCCCTCAGGTTCCTGGACACGCCCACTAAGAATCTGCTTAACACCCCCTCCAAGAAACTCTCTGAGATCCCCTCCTGTGGATGCATGA agcaaatcatagagaaggaggagggtcCATATTATACTCACCTTGGTGCTGGACCCAGTGTGTCAGCCGtcagagagatgatggagaacaG GtatggagagaaagggaaggcggtaagggtggaggtggtggtgtatacTGGGAAAGAAGGACGCAGTTCCCAGGGCTGTCCCATCGCCAAGTGG gtgatCCGTCGGGGCAGTGAGGAGGAGAAGCTGCTGTGTCTGGTGAGACACCGGGCAGGGCACCGCTGTGAGAGTGCCGTGGTGGTGATTCTCATCTTGGCATGGGAGGGCATCCCCCGGGGCGTGGCAGACAGTCTGTACCAGGAGCTCACCCAGACTCTCTGTAAATACGGCTCCCCCACCAGCCGGCGCTGTGCACTCAACGAGGA tcGGACGTGTGCTTGCCAGGGTGTGGACCCGAACACCTGCGGCGCTTCCTTCTCCTTTGGCTGCTCCTGGAGTATGTACTTCAACGGCTGCAAGTTCGCCCGCAGCAAGATCCCCCGCAAGTTCCGCCTGCTGGGAGACATGCCGCAGGAG GAGGTGAAACTGGAGCATCGTCTGCAGAACCTGGCCACAGACCTGGGTCCTGTCTACCAGAGACTGGCCCCGGAGGCCTTCCAAAACCAGGTGGATCTGGAGCAGGCGGGCCAGGACTGCAGGCTGGGTCGGAGGGCGGGCCGACCTTTCTCCGGGGTCACGGCTTGTGTGGATTTCTGCGCCCAcgctcacaaagacacacagaacATGAACAACGGCAGCACTGTG GTTTGCACTTTAACCAAGGAGGACAACCGTGCGGTGCGTAACATCCCTGAGGATGAACAGCTCCACGTCCTACCCCTCTATAAGATCTCACAGAGGGATGAGTTTGGCCGTGCCGATGGCCAGTGGGACAAGATCCAGACTGGGGCCCTGCAGGTGCTGTCAGCCTTCCCCAGAGAG GTGCGTCTGCTGGCTGAGCCGGTGAAATCAGCCCGTAAGAGGAAGCAGGAGGCCAAGCTGAAGGCCCAGGCTGACAAACAGGCTGCAGCTCAGGACAGGAAGCCTGGACAGAGTCCACTAACCCCGGGCAAGGTCAAGACCGAGAGCACCAACAAAG GTTCCAAAAGCACTTCCTCAGTTGATCAGTCCTCCTCATTCAAAGCAGAGCCTCAGTCCTTCTACAGCTCTTTCACACCAGGAAGTGTGGGTGCCTATGCTCCAGAGTCTAACTCCCCTAGCCCTTACCACCACAGCACTCCCACCTACCCCACTCCTCCAGGAAGATCCACCCCGGGGATGGAGGCTCTTTCCCCCCATCGTCCCGGCATGCCTTCCACCCAGTACGGATACAGAGGGCCACCAGGGGCCCAGTGCAATGGATCCCCCCTCCATTACAAGACAATGGGAGAGGATGTAAATGGTTACTCCCCAGGACTCATCAGAAAGCAGCTGGCGAACACTGAGAGATGTGGGACACCTGGCGACTACCCCCCCAGGACGTTTAAAATGGAACCCAACGAGGTGCACTGCTCCCCTCTTGTCAGACCCCCCCACAGCCACAgtactcctcctccatcctcctcctccttctccgcccccctcccccacccagaGGGCCTCCACAGCAGACTCAACGGGCTCCCCGGGGTGGCGGAGGAGATCGGGGATGGGGTTAAAGGTCATGGAGGTCATGACCTCCCCCACTGTGCCACTCATTTCCCCCTTCaggcccctccccctctcttccccaacCCGGAAGAGGTCaaacaggaacaggaagaggTGTGGTCAGACAGCGAGCACAACTTCCTGGACAGTGACATTGGCGGGGTGGCGGTGGCTCCCTCCCACGGTTCCATTCTGATTGAGTGCGCACGCAGAGAGCTCCATGCCACCACCCCCATCCTCCGACCCGACCGCAGCCACCCCACCCGCATCTCCCTGGTCTTCTACCAGCACAAATCCCTCAACGAGCCTGACCATGGCCTGCACATGTGGGAGGCAAAGATGGCCcggagggagcgggagagggaggaggaggctgaGAGGATAGGGATGGGCCTGGACCTGGAAGAGGTTAGCCCGGtcaaggggaaggggaagagggggaagggggcCGGGGCTGAGAGTGTGGAGCCtgaggaggaggtagaagaggagggcccggaggagaagaaaggggtgTTGAAGGTTCCTACCCGGCAGGCGGTGACCGTAGCGCGGGATGGGGTGGTCACTGTGTCCCCTTATGCTCTGACACAGGTCACAGGCCCTTACAACCGCTGGACATGA